A single window of Salvia splendens isolate huo1 chromosome 8, SspV2, whole genome shotgun sequence DNA harbors:
- the LOC121742917 gene encoding metal tolerance protein 10-like isoform X1, with the protein MESASAAAVVSESRRELLSADTIQPSWRLNLDAFRLPERESDNRHSSFNIQRLFRNKRKQRKVAEYYKKQEKLLEGFNEMETIHVSGALTDALTEDQLKQHAKSERLAVHISNIANLILFIAKVYASLESRSLAVIASTMDSFLDLLSGLILWFTSYAMKNPNQYHYPIGKKRMQPVGIIVFASVMATLGLQIILESVRQLISKTGPEMNHSQEMWMIGIMVSVTVVKFALMVYCRRFKNEIVRAYAQDHFFDVITNSVGLATAVLAVRFYWWIDPTGAMIIALYTINTWSKTVFENVRSLIGRTAPPDFLTKLTYLIWNHHKEIQHIDTVRAYTFGTHYFVEVDIVLPQTMMLGEAHNIGETLQEKLEQLSEVERAFVHIDFEFTHRPEHKSQV; encoded by the exons ATGGAGAGTGCCAGCGCCGCCGCCGTTGTGAGCGAAAGCCGCAGAGAATTGTTGAGCGCCGATACTATCCAGCCGTCGTGGAGGCTCAACTTGGATGCGTTCCGCTTGCCGGAGCGCGAGTCCGACAATCGCCACTCCAGTTTCAACATCCAGCGTCTCTTCAGGAACAAAA GAAAACAACGAAAAGTTGCCGAGTATTACAAAAAGCAGGAAAAACTTCTGGAAGGATTCAATGAAATGGAGACAATCCATGTATCTGGTGCTTTAACAGATGCTCTTACTGAG GATCAACTGAAACAGCATGCAAAGAGTGAGAGGCTAGCTGTTCACATATCTAACATTGCCAATCTGATCCTTTTCATTGCAAAAGTGTATGCTTCACTTGAGAGCAGATCTTTAGCTGTCATTGCATCAACCATGGATTCTTTCCTTGATCTCTTATCTGGGCTGATCTTGTGGTTTACATCCTATGCTATGAAAAATCCAAACCAGTATCATTATCCAATTGGAAAGAAAAGGATGCAACCAGTG GGCATAATTGTTTTTGCTTCTGTTATGGCAACACTGGGATTGCAAATTATACTGGAGTCTGTTCGGCAACTGATATCAAAG ACTGGCCCAGAGATGAACCATAGCCAGGAGATGTGGATGATAGGCATCATGGTATCTGTAACTGTAGTGAAGTTTGCACTTATGGTTTATTGCCGCAGATTTAAGAATGAGATTGTGAGAGCCTATGCCCAAGATCATTTCTTCGATGTCATCACCAACTCTGTTGGATTAGCCACTGCTGTTTTGGCGGTCCGTTTCTACTGGTGGATAGATCCTACAGGAGCCATGATC ATTGCACTTTACACAATCAACACTTGGAGTAAGACTGTTTTTGAAAACGTGAGGTCGCTAATTGGAAGAACAGCACCGCCAGATTTCCTCACGAAACTGACTTATCTGATATGGAATCATCATAAGGAAATTCAGCACATTGACACAGTAAGGGCATACACATTTGGCACTCACTACTTTGTGGAGGTTGACATTGTGCTGCCGCAAACTATGATGCTGGGCGAAGCACATAATATCGGCGAAACGCTACAAGAAAAGCTGGAGCAACTTTCAGAGGTGGAGAGAGCATTTGTTCACATTGACTTTGAGTTCACTCATAGACCGGAGCACAAGAGCCAAGTCTGA
- the LOC121745101 gene encoding proliferating cell nuclear antigen-like, whose translation MLELRLVQRNLLKKVLESIKELVTYGNFHCSPNGFSMQAMDSSHVALVALLLRSEGFEHYRCDRNISMGMNLNNMAKMLKCAGNDDIITLKADDGSDTVTFVFESPTQDKISDFEMKLMDIDSEHLGLPEAEYHAIVRMPSVEFSRICKDLSSIGDTVAISVTKEGVKFSSTGDIGTANILCRQNTTIDKPNDATVIEKMNEPVSLTFALRLSVDEDGGC comes from the exons ATGTTGGAGCTACGGTTGGTGCAGAGGAATCTGTT GAAGAAGGTTCTGGAATCGATCAAGGAGCTAGTAACCTATGGCAACTTCCACTGCTCCCCCAACGGTTTCTCGATGCAGGCTATGGATTCCAGCCATGTGGCGCTGGTGGCTCTGCTGCTCCGTTCGGAGGGATTCGAGCACTACCGCTGCGACCGAAACATCTCCATGGGGATGAACCTCAACAACATGGCTAAAATGCTCAAGTGCGCCGGGAATGACGATATCATCACTTTGAAGGCCGACGACGGTAGCGACACTGTCACTTTCGTGTTCGAAAGCCCCACACAAGATAAGATCTCAGATTTTGAGATGAAGCTCATGGACATTGACAGTGAGCATCTAGGACTCCCAGAAGCTGAGTACCATGCTATTGTTCGCATGCCATCTGTTGAGTTCTCAAGGATTTGCAAAGATCTTAGTAGCATTGGTGACACAGTTGCCATCTCTGTTACGAAGGAAGGTGTGAAGTTCTCATCCACAGGTGATATTGGAACTGCAAATATTTTATGTAGGCAGAACACCACTATTGACAAGCCAAATGATGCCACTGTAATTGAGAAGATGAATGAGCCAGTATCTCTCACATTTGCTCTTAG gttgagcgttgacgaggacggaggatgttga
- the LOC121742917 gene encoding metal tolerance protein 10-like isoform X2, translating to MRSACRSASPTIATPVSTSSVSSGTKDQLKQHAKSERLAVHISNIANLILFIAKVYASLESRSLAVIASTMDSFLDLLSGLILWFTSYAMKNPNQYHYPIGKKRMQPVGIIVFASVMATLGLQIILESVRQLISKTGPEMNHSQEMWMIGIMVSVTVVKFALMVYCRRFKNEIVRAYAQDHFFDVITNSVGLATAVLAVRFYWWIDPTGAMIIALYTINTWSKTVFENVRSLIGRTAPPDFLTKLTYLIWNHHKEIQHIDTVRAYTFGTHYFVEVDIVLPQTMMLGEAHNIGETLQEKLEQLSEVERAFVHIDFEFTHRPEHKSQV from the exons ATGCGTTCCGCTTGCCGGAGCGCGAGTCCGACAATCGCCACTCCAGTTTCAACATCCAGCGTCTCTTCAGGAACAAAA GATCAACTGAAACAGCATGCAAAGAGTGAGAGGCTAGCTGTTCACATATCTAACATTGCCAATCTGATCCTTTTCATTGCAAAAGTGTATGCTTCACTTGAGAGCAGATCTTTAGCTGTCATTGCATCAACCATGGATTCTTTCCTTGATCTCTTATCTGGGCTGATCTTGTGGTTTACATCCTATGCTATGAAAAATCCAAACCAGTATCATTATCCAATTGGAAAGAAAAGGATGCAACCAGTG GGCATAATTGTTTTTGCTTCTGTTATGGCAACACTGGGATTGCAAATTATACTGGAGTCTGTTCGGCAACTGATATCAAAG ACTGGCCCAGAGATGAACCATAGCCAGGAGATGTGGATGATAGGCATCATGGTATCTGTAACTGTAGTGAAGTTTGCACTTATGGTTTATTGCCGCAGATTTAAGAATGAGATTGTGAGAGCCTATGCCCAAGATCATTTCTTCGATGTCATCACCAACTCTGTTGGATTAGCCACTGCTGTTTTGGCGGTCCGTTTCTACTGGTGGATAGATCCTACAGGAGCCATGATC ATTGCACTTTACACAATCAACACTTGGAGTAAGACTGTTTTTGAAAACGTGAGGTCGCTAATTGGAAGAACAGCACCGCCAGATTTCCTCACGAAACTGACTTATCTGATATGGAATCATCATAAGGAAATTCAGCACATTGACACAGTAAGGGCATACACATTTGGCACTCACTACTTTGTGGAGGTTGACATTGTGCTGCCGCAAACTATGATGCTGGGCGAAGCACATAATATCGGCGAAACGCTACAAGAAAAGCTGGAGCAACTTTCAGAGGTGGAGAGAGCATTTGTTCACATTGACTTTGAGTTCACTCATAGACCGGAGCACAAGAGCCAAGTCTGA